One Methylobacterium sp. 77 DNA window includes the following coding sequences:
- a CDS encoding DEAD/DEAH box helicase, with translation MSFADLGLSDKVLQAVTAAGYTDPTPIQAQAIPHVLARRDVLGIAQTGTGKTAAFTLPMLTLLENGRARARMPRTLILEPTRELAAQVVENFDRYGVNHKLNVALIIGGVSFAEQDAKLMRGADVLIATPGRLLDHFERGKLLLTGVELLVIDEADRMLDMGFIPDIERIVKMVPFTRQTLFFSATMPPEIERLADVFLHNPQRIEVARPASTAATIVQKLVAAGSEGHEKRDLLRRLIRGEAELNNGIIFCNRKRDVALLQKSLASHGFNVAALHGDMDQRARTVALDGFRSGEVPLLVASDVAARGLDIPAVSHVFNFDVPHHPEDYVHRIGRTGRAGRAGHAFTLVTRSDERSVTAIESLIGQPIGWAEGDLGTLAEPSPDAGEETRTRHRGRGGDSARRSRGGESGRSEAAKPEGKRSSSRERQPARRSEPARVEAVAETAAPEEVAETPREAPRRREPSRPPQDQRHQDQRNQDHRKAAPDRSREERRPSSRRREDEDGDTPLGLGEHVPAFLLRPAVIKKAK, from the coding sequence ATGTCTTTTGCCGACCTCGGATTGAGCGACAAGGTCCTCCAGGCCGTCACGGCTGCGGGCTACACGGACCCGACGCCGATCCAGGCTCAAGCCATCCCGCACGTTCTGGCGCGCCGCGACGTGCTCGGCATCGCCCAGACCGGGACCGGCAAGACCGCCGCCTTCACCCTTCCGATGCTCACCCTGCTTGAGAACGGGCGGGCGCGCGCCCGCATGCCCCGGACCCTGATCCTCGAGCCGACCCGAGAGCTCGCCGCGCAGGTGGTGGAGAATTTCGACCGCTACGGTGTGAACCACAAGCTCAACGTGGCTCTGATCATCGGCGGCGTCTCCTTCGCCGAGCAGGACGCCAAGCTGATGCGCGGCGCGGACGTACTGATCGCGACCCCCGGCCGTCTGCTCGACCATTTCGAGCGCGGCAAGCTCTTGCTCACCGGCGTCGAGCTTCTCGTCATCGACGAGGCCGACCGCATGCTCGACATGGGCTTCATTCCCGATATCGAGCGCATCGTGAAGATGGTGCCGTTCACGCGCCAGACCTTGTTCTTCTCCGCGACCATGCCACCGGAGATCGAGCGGTTGGCGGACGTGTTCCTGCACAACCCGCAGCGGATCGAGGTGGCGCGTCCCGCCTCCACGGCGGCGACGATCGTGCAAAAGCTCGTGGCGGCGGGGTCGGAGGGCCATGAGAAGCGCGATCTCCTGCGCCGGCTCATTCGCGGCGAGGCCGAGCTCAACAACGGCATCATCTTCTGCAACCGTAAGCGCGACGTAGCGCTGCTGCAGAAGTCGCTGGCGAGCCATGGCTTCAACGTCGCTGCCCTTCATGGCGACATGGACCAGCGCGCGCGCACCGTCGCCCTCGACGGTTTCCGCTCCGGCGAGGTGCCGCTGCTGGTGGCGAGCGACGTCGCCGCCCGTGGCCTCGACATCCCGGCCGTGAGCCACGTCTTCAATTTCGACGTCCCGCACCATCCGGAAGACTACGTGCACCGGATCGGCCGTACCGGCCGCGCCGGCCGCGCCGGCCATGCCTTTACCCTGGTCACCCGTTCGGACGAGCGCTCGGTGACCGCGATCGAGAGCCTGATCGGACAGCCGATTGGATGGGCCGAGGGCGATCTCGGCACCCTGGCGGAGCCGTCGCCGGATGCCGGTGAAGAGACCCGGACGCGGCATCGCGGACGCGGCGGAGATTCCGCGCGACGCTCGCGCGGCGGTGAAAGTGGCCGCTCGGAAGCGGCGAAGCCCGAGGGCAAGCGCTCATCGTCCCGCGAGCGCCAGCCCGCCCGGCGGTCGGAGCCTGCACGGGTCGAGGCCGTCGCAGAGACCGCGGCTCCTGAGGAGGTCGCCGAGACCCCGCGTGAGGCTCCTCGCCGGCGCGAGCCGTCGCGACCGCCCCAGGATCAGCGTCATCAAGATCAGCGTAACCAGGATCATCGCAAGGCGGCTCCCGATCGTTCCCGCGAGGAACGCCGGCCGTCATCACGCCGCCGCGAAGACGAGGACGGTGACACGCCCCTCGGCCTCGGGGAGCATGTGCCGGCCTTTCTTCTGCGTCCAGCCGTGATTAAAAAGGCGAAGTAA
- a CDS encoding NCS1 family nucleobase:cation symporter-1 — protein sequence MSHSASIADPAASGGAVPTSHADVVIKPGYDDRLTNEDLAPLRNQTWGTYNFFAFWMSDVHSVGGYITAGSLFSLGLVSWQVLISLLVGILIVQFFCNLVAKPSQVTGTPYPVICRASFGVKGANIPAIIRGLIAVAWYGIQTYLASSAFMIVALRFYPELKPYADVTQFGFAGLSSLGWAAFMTLWVIQALVFWRGMEAIRKFIDWAGPAVYVVMIALAIYLVAKAGVANVGLTLGEVKYQGWDALPVMINAVALVVSYFSGPMLNFGDFSRYGRSFPAVKSGNFWGLPVNFIGFSLLTVITTSSTLPVFGHLIIDPVETVSKIDNTYAVVLGAFTFMTATIGINIVANFVSPAFDFSNVAPQHISWRMGGMIAAVGSIFITPWNLYNNPAVIHYTLDILGAFIGPLFGILIADFFIVRKQHVVVDDLYTMSPTGTYWYDGGYNRAAVMSVIPSALVPALCAVIPALGSLANFSWFIGVALGFSIYLVLMRKTPVTAKA from the coding sequence ATGTCACACAGTGCCTCGATCGCCGACCCGGCTGCGTCCGGGGGAGCCGTTCCGACCTCCCATGCCGATGTGGTGATCAAGCCCGGCTACGACGACCGCCTCACCAACGAGGATCTGGCCCCTCTCAGGAACCAGACCTGGGGCACCTACAATTTCTTCGCGTTCTGGATGTCGGACGTCCACAGCGTCGGCGGCTACATCACGGCGGGCAGCCTGTTCTCCCTGGGCCTCGTGAGCTGGCAGGTGCTGATCTCGCTGCTGGTCGGCATCCTCATCGTGCAGTTCTTCTGCAATCTCGTAGCCAAGCCGAGCCAGGTCACGGGCACACCCTATCCGGTGATCTGCCGTGCCTCCTTCGGCGTGAAGGGCGCCAACATCCCCGCCATCATCCGCGGCCTCATCGCCGTGGCCTGGTACGGCATCCAGACCTATCTCGCCTCCAGCGCCTTCATGATCGTGGCCCTGCGGTTCTATCCGGAGCTGAAACCCTATGCCGATGTGACGCAATTCGGCTTCGCCGGCCTGTCCAGCCTCGGCTGGGCCGCCTTCATGACCCTGTGGGTGATCCAGGCCCTGGTCTTCTGGCGCGGCATGGAGGCGATCCGCAAGTTCATCGACTGGGCCGGGCCCGCCGTCTACGTCGTGATGATCGCGCTCGCGATCTATCTCGTCGCCAAGGCGGGCGTCGCCAATGTCGGACTCACCCTCGGCGAGGTGAAGTACCAGGGCTGGGACGCCCTGCCGGTGATGATCAACGCGGTCGCCCTGGTCGTGTCCTACTTCTCCGGACCGATGCTGAATTTCGGCGACTTCTCGCGCTACGGTCGATCGTTCCCGGCTGTGAAGTCCGGTAATTTCTGGGGCCTGCCGGTGAACTTCATCGGCTTCTCGCTTCTGACCGTGATCACGACCTCGTCGACACTGCCGGTCTTCGGCCACCTCATCATCGATCCGGTGGAGACCGTGAGCAAGATCGACAACACCTACGCCGTGGTGCTCGGCGCCTTCACCTTCATGACGGCGACGATCGGCATCAACATCGTGGCGAATTTCGTTTCGCCCGCCTTCGATTTCTCGAACGTGGCGCCACAGCACATCAGCTGGCGCATGGGCGGCATGATCGCGGCCGTGGGCTCGATCTTCATCACCCCGTGGAATCTCTACAACAACCCGGCGGTGATCCATTACACGCTCGACATCCTCGGCGCGTTCATCGGCCCGCTCTTCGGCATCCTGATCGCCGACTTCTTCATCGTCAGGAAGCAGCACGTGGTGGTCGACGACCTCTACACGATGAGCCCGACCGGCACGTACTGGTACGATGGCGGCTATAACCGCGCCGCGGTGATGAGCGTCATCCCGTCGGCATTGGTGCCGGCGCTGTGCGCCGTCATCCCCGCTTTGGGGAGTCTCGCGAATTTCAGCTGGTTCATCGGCGTGGCCTTGGGCTTCTCGATATATCTCGTCCTGATGCGTAAGACGCCGGTCACGGCCAAGGCCTGA
- a CDS encoding aspartate/glutamate racemase family protein, whose protein sequence is MRILLINPNTTESVTGLVTAHVRRVAGDTAEIVPVTGRFGARYIASRAASAIAAHAALDALAEHAEGCDAVYLACFGDPGLGALREISPLPVVGMAEASCLAATARGGRFAIVTGGALWGPMLEEFVAGLGLSDKLAAIRTIAPTGDRIARDPDAALSDLAAACTACATRDGADVVILGGAALAGLAERIQPQVPVPVLCSVEVGTRAVIAAAICGLPPGRPAPSLESIGLSPALTERLAQE, encoded by the coding sequence TTGCGCATCCTGCTGATCAACCCCAACACGACCGAGTCCGTCACCGGTCTCGTCACCGCGCATGTGCGCCGGGTGGCGGGAGACACCGCCGAGATCGTTCCGGTCACCGGACGGTTCGGCGCCCGCTACATCGCCAGCCGTGCGGCTTCGGCGATCGCGGCCCATGCCGCCCTCGATGCGCTGGCCGAGCATGCGGAAGGCTGCGACGCGGTCTACCTCGCCTGTTTCGGCGATCCGGGGCTCGGCGCGTTGCGCGAGATCTCGCCCTTGCCGGTGGTGGGAATGGCGGAAGCGTCGTGCCTCGCCGCAACTGCGCGGGGAGGGCGCTTCGCCATCGTCACCGGGGGCGCCCTGTGGGGACCGATGCTGGAGGAATTCGTGGCCGGGCTCGGCCTCTCCGACAAGCTCGCCGCCATCCGCACCATCGCCCCCACCGGAGACCGCATCGCGCGCGACCCCGATGCGGCGCTCTCCGACCTCGCCGCCGCCTGCACCGCCTGCGCGACCCGTGATGGGGCGGATGTGGTGATCCTCGGCGGCGCGGCGCTCGCAGGTCTCGCCGAGCGCATCCAGCCGCAGGTGCCCGTGCCCGTCCTGTGCTCGGTGGAAGTGGGCACCCGGGCGGTCATCGCCGCCGCGATCTGCGGATTGCCCCCGGGCCGGCCCGCACCGTCCCTCGAAAGCATCGGCCTGTCGCCGGCCTTGACCGAGCGTCTCGCGCAGGAGTGA
- a CDS encoding transcriptional regulator: MSDAPFAYDGLDRVIHEKARLGLLTSLMAAPKGLAFGDLKQLCGLTDGNLSRHLQVLQEAGLVDIRKGHGTGLANGLGSARPLTTCHLTPAGRQRFLDYLAILEQVVRDAAKAAETAGLPLVARPA; the protein is encoded by the coding sequence ATGTCTGACGCACCCTTCGCCTATGACGGCCTCGACCGTGTGATCCACGAGAAGGCCCGCCTCGGCCTCCTCACCTCGCTGATGGCGGCGCCCAAGGGCCTCGCCTTCGGCGACCTCAAGCAGCTCTGCGGTCTCACCGACGGCAACCTCAGCCGCCATCTTCAGGTGCTGCAGGAAGCGGGCCTCGTCGATATCCGCAAAGGCCATGGCACCGGGCTCGCCAACGGTCTTGGAAGCGCCCGCCCGCTGACCACCTGCCATCTGACGCCGGCCGGACGGCAGCGCTTTCTCGATTATCTCGCCATCCTCGAACAGGTGGTGCGGGACGCGGCCAAAGCCGCCGAGACCGCCGGTCTCCCCCTCGTCGCCCGTCCGGCCTGA
- a CDS encoding di-trans,poly-cis-decaprenylcistransferase, whose translation MQSERTPGLHIGIIMDGNGRWATARGLPRALGHKAGVEAIRRVVEAAPKQGVGTLTLYAFSCDNWKRPETEVSALMGLLRLYLRNEIARLIENGVRLSVIGRRDRLPEGLAADIARVEAATVTGRALHLRVAIDYSARDAILAAALAGAGRKDIGREAFSALVTGDACVPDVDLVIRTSGEQRLSDFLLWESAYAELHFTERHWPDFDAADLAEARAAFQRRDRRFGGLGATSAAA comes from the coding sequence ATGCAAAGTGAACGCACGCCCGGCTTGCACATCGGGATCATCATGGATGGCAACGGGCGCTGGGCGACCGCACGCGGCCTTCCGCGCGCGCTCGGTCACAAGGCCGGCGTCGAGGCGATCCGCCGGGTCGTGGAGGCGGCGCCGAAACAGGGAGTCGGGACCCTCACCCTCTACGCCTTCTCCTGCGACAACTGGAAGCGACCGGAAACGGAGGTCTCCGCGCTGATGGGGCTACTCCGCCTCTACCTGCGTAACGAGATTGCCCGCCTGATCGAGAACGGCGTGCGCCTCAGCGTGATCGGCCGGCGCGACCGCCTGCCGGAGGGCCTGGCCGCCGACATCGCCCGCGTGGAAGCCGCCACAGTGACGGGGAGGGCGCTGCACCTGCGGGTCGCCATCGACTACTCCGCCCGCGACGCCATTCTCGCCGCCGCGCTCGCCGGCGCCGGCAGGAAAGACATCGGCCGCGAGGCCTTCTCGGCCCTGGTGACGGGCGACGCATGCGTGCCCGACGTCGACCTCGTGATCCGCACCAGCGGCGAGCAGCGCCTCTCGGACTTCCTGCTCTGGGAGAGCGCCTATGCCGAACTCCACTTCACCGAGCGGCACTGGCCGGATTTCGACGCCGCCGACCTCGCCGAGGCGCGCGCCGCCTTCCAGCGCCGCGACCGCCGCTTCGGGGGGCTCGGCGCCACGTCAGCCGCCGCCTGA
- a CDS encoding PhoX family phosphatase yields the protein MTEPLRTRSQAAEDGEDAGSNTSRNATFGDVVAARFDRRDLLRGLLGVGAIAAVVTPRALAASPAATARTEAPAFPFTEIEAGSDVHHHVADGHDADILIRWGDPVLPGAPAFDPRNQSAAAQARQFGYNNDFVGYFPMPGADDPAAHGLLVVNHEYTNEELMFPGLGRQDIKTVAFKGMNRDLVDIEMAAHGGSVIEVKRTDGKWAVMPDSRYARRITAETPMALSGPAAGSDRLKTSADPSGRAVKGMINNCAGGTTPWGTWLTCEENINYYFSGVLAEDSAEARNHKRLGLPGNAYAWGRFHERFDLSKEPNEPNRFGWVVEIDPFDPASVPTKRTAMGRFKHEGAAGIVAKGGAYVVYQGDDERFDYVYKFVTDAAVNVADRSANRDILDSGTLHVARFDADGRGAWMPLVFGRGPLTPANGFGSQADVVIEARRAADLLGATKMDRPEDVEANPKTGKVYVMLTNNVKRKADDVNAANPRPDNRFGHIVELTPDDGDHAALGFGWEILVRCGDPSIAAVGATFSSATTKDGWFGMPDNCSIDGQGRLWVATDGNSPSKTGRNDGIWAIETQGPGRGTAKHFFRVPNGAEMCGPYFSPDDTTFFVAVQHPGEADEEDPKALPATFEAPSTRWPDFDESMPPRPAIVAITKRGGGRVGT from the coding sequence ATGACCGAGCCGCTGCGCACCCGTTCGCAGGCCGCTGAAGACGGCGAGGATGCCGGCTCCAATACCAGCCGCAACGCCACTTTCGGGGACGTGGTCGCTGCCCGGTTCGACCGGCGCGACCTGTTGCGAGGCCTCCTCGGGGTCGGCGCCATCGCGGCGGTGGTGACGCCTCGGGCACTCGCCGCCAGCCCGGCCGCGACGGCTCGGACGGAGGCGCCGGCGTTTCCGTTCACGGAGATCGAAGCGGGCTCCGATGTGCATCACCACGTCGCCGACGGGCACGATGCCGACATCCTGATCCGCTGGGGCGATCCGGTCCTGCCCGGCGCGCCCGCCTTCGATCCACGGAACCAGTCGGCGGCCGCACAGGCCCGGCAATTCGGCTACAACAACGACTTCGTCGGCTACTTCCCGATGCCCGGCGCCGACGACCCGGCCGCGCACGGCCTTCTCGTGGTCAACCACGAATACACCAATGAAGAGCTGATGTTCCCCGGCCTCGGCCGCCAGGACATCAAGACCGTCGCCTTCAAGGGCATGAACCGCGACCTCGTCGACATCGAGATGGCCGCCCATGGCGGTTCGGTGATCGAGGTGAAACGCACGGACGGCAAATGGGCCGTGATGCCGGATTCCCGATACGCCCGCCGCATCACCGCCGAGACGCCGATGGCCTTGTCAGGCCCCGCCGCAGGCTCCGACCGGCTGAAGACGTCGGCCGATCCGTCGGGCCGGGCGGTGAAGGGGATGATCAACAACTGCGCCGGCGGCACCACGCCCTGGGGGACGTGGCTCACCTGCGAGGAAAACATCAACTACTACTTCTCCGGTGTTCTCGCCGAGGATTCGGCCGAGGCGCGCAACCACAAACGCCTCGGCCTGCCCGGCAACGCCTATGCCTGGGGTCGCTTCCACGAGCGCTTCGACCTCTCCAAGGAGCCGAACGAGCCCAACCGCTTCGGCTGGGTGGTGGAGATCGACCCGTTCGATCCGGCCTCCGTCCCAACGAAACGCACGGCGATGGGCCGGTTCAAGCACGAGGGTGCCGCCGGCATCGTCGCGAAGGGCGGGGCTTACGTCGTCTACCAGGGCGACGACGAGCGCTTCGACTACGTTTACAAGTTCGTGACGGATGCGGCGGTGAACGTCGCCGACCGGAGCGCCAACCGAGACATCCTCGATTCCGGCACGCTGCATGTGGCGAGGTTCGATGCGGATGGGCGCGGCGCGTGGATGCCCCTGGTCTTCGGGCGAGGCCCATTGACGCCGGCGAACGGGTTCGGCTCCCAGGCGGACGTCGTCATCGAGGCTCGTCGCGCCGCCGACCTCCTCGGTGCCACCAAGATGGACCGGCCGGAGGATGTCGAGGCCAACCCGAAGACCGGCAAGGTCTACGTCATGCTCACCAACAACGTGAAGCGTAAAGCGGACGATGTGAACGCCGCCAACCCGCGCCCCGACAACCGCTTCGGCCACATCGTCGAACTGACACCGGATGATGGGGACCACGCGGCCCTGGGCTTCGGCTGGGAGATCCTGGTCAGGTGCGGCGATCCCTCCATCGCCGCGGTCGGCGCCACCTTCTCCTCGGCGACGACGAAGGACGGTTGGTTCGGCATGCCGGACAATTGCTCGATCGACGGCCAGGGCCGCCTCTGGGTCGCCACCGACGGGAATTCGCCCTCGAAGACGGGCCGGAATGACGGCATCTGGGCGATCGAGACGCAAGGGCCGGGGCGGGGTACGGCCAAGCACTTCTTCCGGGTGCCGAACGGCGCCGAGATGTGCGGCCCCTATTTCAGTCCCGACGACACCACGTTCTTCGTCGCCGTCCAGCATCCCGGCGAGGCCGACGAGGAGGATCCGAAAGCCTTGCCCGCCACCTTCGAGGCCCCCTCCACCCGCTGGCCGGATTTCGACGAATCGATGCCGCCCCGTCCCGCCATCGTCGCCATCACCAAGCGCGGGGGCGGACGGGTCGGGACCTGA
- the parE gene encoding DNA topoisomerase IV subunit B, translating to MTQRETSRQAVAAPAGGRPSDLFAGGQAPVRGAKASSATRAPLDKLPVESAEAGYDASSIEVLEGLEPVRRRPGMYIGGTDERALHHLFAEVVDNSMDEAVAGHASYIEVELEATGHLVITDNGRGIPVDPHPKFPGKSALEVIMTTLHAGGKFDSKVYETSGGLHGVGISVVNALSDILEVEVARGQMLYRQTFSRGHAQGPLVEVGRVQNRRGTRVRFHPDSEIFGALKFDPRRLFKMARSKAYLFGGVEIRWRCAPSLIEGMTDVPAETVHRFPGGLRDYLARDLEGKELVTDAVFSGKITKTGGHGSLEWAVAWMVVEDGVSHSYCNTIPTAEGGTHESGLRVALLRALREHAERVGQAKRMTSVTTDDVMATCASMLSVFIREPEFQGQTKDKLATVEASRIVETAIRDAFDHWLAASPAQANKLLDWVIDRAEERVRRRQEKEVARKSATRKLRLPGKLADCSKAGTAGSEIFIVEGDSAGGSAKQARDRASQAILPLRGKILNVASASRDKMGANQLISDLTQALGCGTGNSYKGEDLRYEKVIIMTDADVDGAHIASLLITFFYRQMPKLIDKGHLYLAIPPLYRLTHGAKTVYARDDADKERVIKTTFKGGKVEISRFKGLGEMMPAQLKETTMDPKKRTLLRVAVLDEARDSTGDAVERLMGNKPEARFAFISERAAFADGAALDI from the coding sequence ATGACACAGCGCGAGACCTCACGCCAGGCCGTTGCGGCCCCAGCCGGCGGCCGGCCGAGCGACCTGTTCGCAGGTGGTCAGGCGCCCGTGCGGGGCGCGAAAGCGTCTTCCGCCACCCGCGCCCCCCTCGACAAGCTCCCCGTCGAATCCGCCGAGGCCGGCTACGATGCCTCGTCGATCGAGGTGCTGGAAGGCCTCGAGCCGGTCCGGCGGCGGCCGGGCATGTATATCGGCGGCACCGACGAACGCGCCCTGCACCATCTCTTCGCCGAGGTGGTCGACAACTCGATGGATGAGGCGGTGGCGGGCCATGCCAGCTACATCGAGGTGGAACTGGAAGCGACCGGTCACCTCGTGATCACCGATAACGGGCGCGGCATCCCGGTGGACCCGCACCCGAAATTCCCCGGCAAATCCGCCCTCGAAGTCATCATGACCACCCTCCATGCGGGCGGCAAGTTCGACTCGAAGGTCTACGAGACATCGGGCGGCCTGCATGGCGTCGGCATCTCGGTGGTCAACGCCCTTTCGGACATCCTCGAAGTCGAGGTCGCCCGCGGCCAGATGCTCTACCGCCAGACCTTTTCACGCGGCCATGCGCAGGGGCCACTCGTGGAGGTCGGCCGGGTGCAGAACCGGCGCGGCACGCGGGTGCGCTTCCATCCCGATTCGGAAATCTTCGGGGCACTGAAGTTCGATCCGCGCCGGCTGTTCAAGATGGCCCGTTCCAAGGCCTACCTGTTCGGCGGTGTCGAAATTCGCTGGCGCTGCGCGCCGTCCCTGATCGAGGGCATGACCGACGTGCCGGCCGAGACCGTGCACCGCTTCCCCGGCGGCCTGCGCGACTATCTCGCCCGTGATCTTGAGGGCAAGGAACTCGTCACGGACGCGGTCTTCTCGGGCAAGATCACGAAAACCGGCGGGCACGGCTCCCTCGAATGGGCCGTCGCCTGGATGGTGGTGGAGGACGGGGTCTCGCACTCCTACTGCAACACCATTCCCACCGCCGAGGGCGGCACCCACGAGAGCGGCCTGCGCGTCGCTCTACTGCGGGCCTTGCGCGAACATGCCGAGCGCGTCGGCCAAGCCAAGCGCATGACCTCCGTCACCACCGACGACGTCATGGCCACCTGCGCCTCGATGCTCTCGGTCTTCATCCGCGAGCCGGAATTCCAGGGCCAGACCAAGGACAAGCTCGCCACGGTGGAAGCGTCGCGCATCGTCGAGACGGCGATCCGCGACGCGTTCGACCATTGGCTCGCCGCCTCCCCGGCCCAGGCCAACAAGCTCCTCGACTGGGTGATCGACCGGGCCGAGGAGCGGGTCCGCCGGCGCCAGGAGAAAGAGGTCGCGCGCAAGTCCGCCACGCGCAAGCTGCGGCTTCCGGGCAAGCTCGCCGACTGTTCCAAGGCCGGAACGGCAGGCTCCGAGATCTTCATCGTCGAGGGCGATTCCGCCGGCGGATCGGCCAAGCAGGCGCGCGATCGCGCCAGCCAGGCCATTCTTCCGCTGCGTGGAAAGATCCTCAACGTCGCCTCGGCGAGCCGGGACAAGATGGGCGCCAACCAGCTCATTTCCGATCTGACCCAGGCGCTGGGTTGCGGCACGGGCAACAGCTACAAGGGTGAGGATCTGCGCTACGAGAAGGTCATCATCATGACCGACGCGGATGTGGACGGCGCCCATATCGCCTCGCTGCTGATCACCTTCTTCTACCGGCAGATGCCCAAGCTGATCGACAAGGGGCATCTCTACCTCGCCATCCCGCCGCTCTACCGGCTGACCCACGGCGCCAAGACGGTCTATGCCCGCGACGACGCCGACAAGGAGCGGGTCATCAAGACCACGTTCAAGGGCGGCAAGGTCGAGATCAGCCGCTTCAAGGGGCTGGGCGAGATGATGCCGGCGCAGTTGAAGGAGACCACGATGGACCCGAAGAAGCGCACGCTCCTGCGCGTCGCGGTCCTCGACGAGGCACGGGATTCCACCGGCGACGCCGTGGAGCGCCTGATGGGCAACAAGCCCGAAGCGCGCTTCGCCTTCATCTCCGAACGGGCCGCCTTCGCCGATGGAGCGGCCCTCGACATCTGA
- a CDS encoding porin family protein, with translation MKRLLLATTVLAGLTSVASAADLPRRAAPPIFVPVPVFTWTGAYFGINAGYGFDAGSNSDRYNLPTGSVLNSGGTNGVLVSNNNNSLEGFTGGGQVGYNYQFTPGSGVVVGIEADAQYTDFGNKSRAGTYTFTGTPGAAFSAPAATALLPGNEMNFFGTVRGRIGYAFDRTLVYGTGGFAYGDGGSGSSDFRTGYAAGGGIEYALPTDSFFNFFKSSAVTLKVEGLYVNLEQDGRGARSVFNPATNVIALSPSARETEFAVVRAGLNYKFGSY, from the coding sequence ATGAAAAGACTGCTTCTCGCTACGACCGTCCTCGCCGGCCTGACCAGCGTCGCTTCGGCCGCCGATCTTCCGCGCCGCGCTGCCCCGCCGATCTTCGTGCCGGTGCCGGTGTTCACCTGGACGGGCGCTTACTTCGGTATCAACGCCGGCTACGGCTTCGATGCCGGCAGCAACAGCGACCGCTACAACCTGCCCACCGGCTCCGTGCTGAACTCGGGCGGCACCAACGGCGTGCTCGTCTCGAACAACAACAACAGCCTCGAAGGCTTCACCGGCGGTGGCCAGGTCGGCTACAACTACCAGTTCACCCCGGGTTCGGGTGTGGTCGTCGGTATCGAAGCTGACGCCCAGTACACCGACTTCGGCAACAAGTCGCGCGCCGGCACCTACACCTTCACCGGCACCCCCGGCGCCGCCTTCTCGGCTCCCGCCGCCACGGCTCTCCTGCCGGGCAACGAGATGAACTTCTTCGGCACCGTTCGCGGCCGTATCGGTTACGCCTTCGACCGCACCCTCGTGTACGGCACCGGCGGCTTCGCCTACGGCGACGGCGGTTCGGGCAGCAGCGATTTCCGCACCGGCTACGCTGCCGGCGGTGGTATCGAATACGCTCTCCCCACCGACTCGTTCTTCAACTTCTTCAAGTCCTCGGCCGTCACCCTGAAGGTCGAAGGCCTGTACGTGAACCTCGAGCAGGACGGCCGCGGCGCCCGTTCGGTGTTCAACCCCGCCACCAACGTCATCGCGCTCAGCCCCTCGGCTCGCGAGACCGAGTTCGCCGTCGTCCGCGCCGGCCTGAACTACAAGTTCGGCTCGTACTAG
- a CDS encoding formylmethanofuran dehydrogenase subunit C, giving the protein MSTLTLRQEPPERLDFLHVTPLSLSGLTEAEASNLPVGTSRRGLTLGDCFSVSLDGSDSLTIEGGSSRLDQVGASLSGGTIRVLGDVGQRLGAGMASGSITVTGSAGPYAGSGAKGGTITIEGDAGDHAGGAVYAAKAGLDGATLVIRGSAGDFLGDRMRRGMILVGAAGAHAGSRMIAGTIAALSVGDHPGYGMRRGTILAGGHGALSPSFVETGTHDLVFLRLLARSLRALSPAHADLATGALKRYSGDLATLGKGELWVSAG; this is encoded by the coding sequence ATGAGCACCCTCACCCTGCGCCAGGAGCCGCCGGAGCGGCTCGATTTCCTTCACGTGACGCCACTGTCGCTGAGCGGGCTGACAGAAGCCGAAGCGAGCAATCTCCCGGTCGGCACCAGCCGTCGCGGGCTGACGCTCGGCGATTGTTTTTCGGTGTCGCTCGACGGCTCCGACAGCCTGACCATCGAGGGCGGCTCATCCCGGCTCGACCAGGTCGGCGCGTCGCTCAGTGGCGGCACGATCCGCGTGCTCGGCGATGTCGGCCAGCGCCTCGGCGCCGGCATGGCGTCGGGCTCCATCACGGTGACGGGATCGGCGGGTCCCTATGCCGGGTCCGGAGCCAAGGGCGGCACGATCACGATCGAAGGCGATGCCGGGGATCACGCTGGCGGGGCGGTTTACGCCGCTAAGGCCGGGCTCGACGGCGCCACTCTGGTGATCCGCGGATCGGCCGGCGATTTTCTCGGCGACCGCATGCGGCGCGGCATGATCCTGGTCGGTGCCGCCGGCGCCCATGCCGGATCGCGGATGATCGCGGGCACGATCGCGGCCCTCTCCGTGGGCGACCATCCGGGCTACGGCATGCGGCGCGGCACGATCCTCGCCGGTGGGCACGGCGCCCTGAGCCCGAGTTTCGTCGAGACCGGAACCCACGACCTCGTGTTCCTACGGCTTCTCGCCCGCTCTCTGCGCGCATTGAGCCCAGCCCATGCCGATCTCGCAACCGGCGCGCTCAAGCGTTATTCGGGCGATCTCGCCACCCTCGGAAAGGGTGAGCTATGGGTCTCGGCCGGCTGA